One Campylobacter pinnipediorum subsp. caledonicus genomic window carries:
- a CDS encoding DNA adenine methylase, giving the protein MQTTKAAFGWVGGKSKLAKDIIALMPKHDKYVEVFGGALSVFYQKEPSKIEVVNDINGELINLHRVIKTRPQSLSVELNNMLRSREIFYLIKDKKIKPRNNIQRAAFYFYLISLSFGAKGNNFAMCKGRNSKNIYRDFTLQSRKLKRAVIENMSYERLIKEYDSNDTLFYLDPPYVGTESYYKTPKDFNIADHKNLSYMLNNINAKFILSYNDCDLVRELYSDFIIKELNIRYTLNAKTNKINKELLIMNF; this is encoded by the coding sequence ATGCAAACAACAAAAGCAGCATTTGGCTGGGTAGGCGGCAAAAGTAAGCTAGCAAAAGACATAATAGCTTTAATGCCTAAGCACGATAAGTATGTAGAAGTTTTTGGTGGAGCTTTATCTGTGTTTTATCAAAAAGAACCATCAAAAATTGAAGTCGTTAATGACATCAATGGTGAACTTATAAATTTACACAGGGTAATAAAAACTAGACCACAAAGCCTAAGTGTAGAGCTTAATAACATGCTAAGAAGTAGAGAGATTTTTTATCTCATAAAAGACAAAAAAATAAAACCAAGAAACAACATACAAAGGGCAGCTTTTTACTTTTATCTTATAAGTCTTAGTTTTGGGGCTAAGGGCAATAACTTTGCTATGTGTAAGGGTAGAAATTCTAAAAACATTTATCGGGATTTTACATTGCAGTCAAGAAAGCTTAAACGTGCCGTCATAGAAAATATGAGTTATGAAAGATTAATAAAAGAGTATGACAGCAACGATACTTTGTTTTATTTAGACCCGCCGTATGTGGGTACTGAAAGCTATTATAAAACACCAAAAGATTTTAATATAGCAGATCATAAAAATTTATCTTATATGTTAAACAATATAAATGCTAAATTTATACTTTCTTATAATGATTGCGACTTAGTAAGAGAGCTTTATAGTGATTTTATAATCAAAGAGCTAAACATAAGATATACACTTAATGCTAAAACAAATAAAATCAACAAAGAATTGCTTATTATGAATTTTTAG
- a CDS encoding S24 family peptidase, whose protein sequence is MNMNEINERLKDILATEGRKNIKDADVARELGISPNSYAQMKFRNTIPYKEIMDFLSKRNISINLFFYNQDGDSLSGSEKRYKTLKMFNVKASLGGGGYNDDEEFEEVVMDKKILKHFGKGNRGDMYEVDIISAMGDSMQPHICDGDLCVIGKAMPFKDGNIYAVNTDDGLVIKECYKQKDELMLVSYNPSYTPIRLKEYEYKIVGMFVGLMRNIIPIK, encoded by the coding sequence ATGAATATGAATGAGATAAATGAAAGACTTAAAGATATACTAGCCACCGAAGGTAGAAAGAATATAAAAGATGCTGATGTGGCTAGGGAGCTTGGTATAAGCCCAAACTCTTATGCTCAAATGAAGTTTAGAAATACTATCCCTTATAAAGAGATAATGGACTTCTTATCAAAGCGGAACATATCTATAAATTTATTCTTTTATAATCAAGACGGAGATAGCCTCAGTGGGTCAGAAAAAAGATATAAGACACTAAAGATGTTTAATGTAAAAGCTAGTCTTGGTGGAGGTGGATATAATGATGATGAAGAGTTTGAAGAGGTGGTAATGGATAAAAAGATATTAAAGCACTTTGGTAAGGGTAATCGTGGTGATATGTATGAGGTAGATATAATATCAGCTATGGGAGATAGTATGCAACCACATATATGCGATGGCGATTTATGTGTTATAGGTAAAGCAATGCCTTTTAAAGATGGTAATATCTATGCTGTAAATACTGATGATGGCTTAGTTATAAAAGAGTGTTATAAGCAAAAAGATGAGCTAATGCTTGTATCTTATAATCCAAGCTATACTCCTATAAGACTTAAAGAATATGAATATAAAATAGTAGGTATGTTTGTTGGACTTATGAGAAATATAATACCTATAAAATGA
- a CDS encoding autotransporter outer membrane beta-barrel domain-containing protein, which translates to MKISKIASATLFAVALTQGGFAQSAEEQRGDYEAEKSKLETSQRSEKEISSALKELKKYVDDLKNYDPEKHDNGNAKIIGELIERIDRARQGLMHVGDIKYENGKDYIEYDDGNGNKVKLTKDGEKVEITIKDQPSPKNFALNGGATKDDFNTFFANKQIVLGLMDGFIKKFHEAVEVREDKVIEKEKDYIDEINKDGTNEFLKKDTDAIKKILSDLPRELKETAEALGTNYKLKIGNNSANKEVEITIKDAEHAKVLYDAISVLNSHDVKLEDAKKAAKALMDAGVKLKDNKNINDITDTSKVKEALDIKDFNTVYNNKFDADKKVKDAVIALIIRDDLYKFNQNDKMISVMYTSREEKKKRLKKALEDHKDFIKEVEDNNKKKGNELKITLKSTPKELVAQKRALEEIEKVLNGAANGYEASAKNPDAEKKKAFDEALAKAKAAGVVITGEEEKKAEKLKTKVKEAKEKVSGNDDEHIRNIVIEEEYLENAEQAYNDSLDLRKDAFTKDPKTPLSSMGKDVISIIFDMVNSNDVAEKALILDKNSLVSFIKSNEDSIQSATNEIGKVSNLDMVNFSNQLSTQTRLAKLSNPFNEDLALASAINKLSNDKFADNGDSVSSVIKSYTDRFNNDNNIWANVIGAKGKVKDSSNPELHGFSIGYDRAFDNTIVGGYMTLAKSKADSKLINTKASNYQFGLYARTYIDNSEIDTRVSFGKAKNKLSRNVILNGKMLTQDGKYDTAYTSFAVDYGYVMNLSDSLFMKPLVGLDYSHSKSKAFKESGDLPLSFNGVTSKSLNAKLGLEFRKYVDNGNYLYITPGFEAEVYKDVKDPVARFIGSNKDIKLKADDKKGRFVTLKTGAELKLTDALSTNVNFGVKAKSKQQYFDGTVGLKYKF; encoded by the coding sequence ATGAAAATTTCAAAGATTGCTAGTGCGACACTATTTGCTGTTGCATTAACACAAGGGGGATTTGCTCAGAGTGCTGAAGAACAGCGCGGGGATTATGAAGCAGAAAAATCAAAACTAGAAACATCTCAAAGATCAGAAAAGGAAATTTCATCTGCACTAAAAGAGCTTAAAAAATATGTAGATGATCTGAAAAATTATGATCCAGAAAAACACGATAATGGTAATGCAAAAATTATAGGCGAATTGATAGAACGAATTGATAGAGCCAGACAAGGGCTGATGCATGTAGGAGATATTAAATATGAAAATGGCAAGGACTATATAGAATATGATGATGGTAATGGTAATAAAGTCAAGCTTACAAAAGATGGAGAAAAAGTAGAGATTACGATAAAAGATCAACCGAGTCCTAAGAATTTTGCTTTAAATGGTGGGGCTACTAAGGATGATTTCAATACATTCTTTGCCAATAAACAAATCGTACTTGGTCTTATGGATGGTTTTATCAAAAAATTCCACGAAGCTGTTGAAGTAAGAGAAGATAAGGTTATTGAAAAAGAAAAAGACTATATCGATGAAATTAACAAAGATGGCACAAATGAATTTTTAAAAAAAGACACCGATGCTATAAAAAAAATATTAAGTGACCTGCCTAGAGAGCTAAAAGAGACTGCAGAAGCTCTTGGTACTAATTATAAGCTTAAAATAGGCAATAATAGTGCCAATAAAGAAGTAGAGATAACTATCAAAGATGCAGAACATGCAAAAGTACTTTATGATGCCATATCTGTATTGAACTCTCATGATGTAAAATTAGAAGATGCAAAAAAAGCAGCTAAAGCTCTTATGGATGCTGGAGTAAAACTAAAAGATAACAAAAACATTAACGATATCACTGATACTAGTAAAGTAAAAGAAGCTTTAGATATAAAAGATTTTAATACAGTTTATAATAATAAATTTGATGCTGATAAAAAAGTAAAAGATGCTGTGATAGCTCTTATTATAAGAGATGATTTGTATAAATTTAATCAAAATGATAAAATGATTAGTGTGATGTATACAAGTAGGGAAGAAAAAAAGAAACGACTCAAAAAAGCTCTTGAAGACCATAAAGATTTTATAAAAGAAGTTGAAGATAATAATAAAAAGAAAGGTAATGAATTAAAAATAACTCTAAAATCTACACCCAAAGAGCTTGTAGCGCAAAAAAGAGCTTTAGAAGAAATCGAAAAAGTTTTAAATGGTGCTGCAAATGGCTATGAAGCTTCAGCCAAGAATCCAGATGCTGAAAAGAAAAAAGCATTTGATGAAGCACTAGCAAAAGCAAAAGCAGCTGGTGTTGTTATTACTGGCGAAGAAGAAAAAAAAGCAGAGAAACTAAAAACAAAAGTAAAAGAAGCTAAAGAAAAAGTATCGGGCAACGATGATGAACACATCAGAAACATAGTAATTGAAGAAGAATATTTAGAAAATGCTGAACAAGCATATAATGATAGTTTAGATTTAAGAAAAGATGCCTTTACAAAAGACCCCAAAACCCCTCTGTCATCAATGGGTAAAGATGTTATCTCAATTATATTTGATATGGTAAATTCTAATGATGTGGCAGAAAAAGCTTTAATTTTAGACAAAAATTCTTTAGTATCTTTCATCAAATCAAACGAAGACTCAATCCAATCAGCAACAAACGAAATAGGCAAAGTATCTAATCTAGATATGGTTAATTTCAGTAATCAACTATCAACACAAACAAGACTTGCTAAATTAAGCAACCCATTCAATGAAGACTTAGCATTAGCATCTGCTATAAATAAACTAAGCAATGATAAATTTGCTGATAATGGTGATAGTGTATCATCTGTAATAAAATCATATACAGATAGATTTAACAATGACAACAATATATGGGCAAACGTTATAGGTGCAAAAGGTAAAGTAAAAGATAGTTCTAATCCAGAACTACATGGCTTTAGTATAGGTTATGATAGAGCATTTGATAACACAATAGTGGGTGGATATATGACTCTTGCTAAATCAAAAGCTGATTCTAAACTAATCAACACAAAAGCAAGCAATTATCAATTTGGTCTATATGCTAGAACATATATAGACAATAGCGAAATAGATACAAGAGTATCATTTGGTAAAGCTAAAAACAAATTAAGTAGAAATGTTATACTTAATGGCAAAATGCTAACCCAAGATGGTAAATATGATACTGCATATACATCATTTGCAGTTGATTATGGTTATGTAATGAATCTAAGCGATAGCTTATTTATGAAACCATTAGTAGGACTTGATTATTCTCACTCTAAATCAAAAGCTTTCAAAGAAAGTGGAGATCTACCATTGTCATTTAATGGTGTTACTTCAAAATCTTTAAATGCTAAACTAGGTTTAGAATTTAGAAAATATGTAGACAATGGAAACTACTTATATATAACTCCAGGATTTGAAGCAGAAGTATACAAAGATGTAAAAGATCCTGTAGCTAGATTTATAGGTTCAAACAAAGACATCAAACTAAAAGCAGATGATAAAAAAGGAAGATTTGTTACACTTAAAACAGGTGCAGAATTAAAACTAACAGATGCTTTATCTACAAATGTTAACTTTGGCGTAAAAGCTAAATCAAAACAACAATACTTTGATGGAACTGTAGGACTTAAATACAAGTTCTAA
- a CDS encoding autotransporter domain-containing protein encodes MKISKIACSTLLGTMIAINAYGDGTSGSSLDEIKNIEKKIQDRKQELKEVAQNKDGYTKKFEEEKQKAEEEKQKAEKEKQKAEEAKKVFEKLKIEFEGLKKGIKKGQQYPKLNLEALDDKITEQDKIITQKQEIITQKQEIITQKQEIVEKADKALKAKENSEARAKIIEDFNKELDAKLDQAKKDRAKVIVADKSLKLNNNEAQTTSSLLSVTNNEQVNDLLLKTKADDIAMLGKVMNKSLEDITSGFNNIDTIDAIISNTGSAINSRLAKLSNPLNDDLALAYAIKNLSDNKFADNADTLSSVVKEYTNRFNYDSNLWGNIMGGKAKLKSQANTNTYGFMLGYDKAFDNMIIGGYAGYTNAKSSSNTLTTKSDNYHFGAYTRMYIDQNEIDAKVSYGKGKNKLDRKVTTNPDFDANGKYNTKFFDASIDYGYIFDTNNNSFMKPMIGLEYSHVSTKGFKETGKVPVSFKGTTVKTLSAKAAVEFRKYIANGNFLYITPGIQKELRKSMKDTELAFVNSTENIKYASKKDKHTFFTLKTGAEMKLTDNLSTNINFGVKAKSESKYYNGTVGLSYKF; translated from the coding sequence ATGAAAATTTCAAAGATTGCATGTAGCACATTATTAGGCACAATGATAGCTATAAATGCTTATGGTGATGGAACATCTGGATCATCTTTAGATGAAATAAAAAATATAGAAAAAAAGATACAAGATAGAAAACAAGAACTTAAAGAAGTCGCACAAAATAAAGATGGATATACTAAGAAATTTGAAGAAGAAAAACAAAAAGCTGAAGAAGAAAAACAAAAAGCTGAAAAAGAAAAACAAAAAGCTGAAGAGGCAAAAAAAGTTTTCGAAAAATTAAAAATAGAATTTGAAGGATTAAAAAAAGGAATAAAAAAAGGCCAACAATATCCAAAACTAAATTTAGAAGCATTGGATGATAAAATAACAGAACAAGACAAAATAATCACACAAAAACAAGAAATAATCACACAAAAACAAGAAATAATCACACAAAAACAAGAAATAGTAGAAAAAGCAGATAAAGCACTTAAAGCAAAAGAAAACTCAGAAGCAAGAGCTAAAATCATAGAAGATTTCAATAAAGAATTAGATGCAAAACTAGATCAAGCTAAAAAAGATAGAGCAAAAGTTATAGTTGCTGATAAAAGTTTGAAATTAAATAACAACGAAGCTCAAACAACATCATCTTTATTATCTGTTACTAATAATGAACAAGTTAATGATTTATTATTAAAAACTAAAGCTGATGATATAGCTATGTTAGGTAAAGTGATGAATAAATCTTTAGAAGATATTACCAGTGGCTTTAACAATATCGATACTATAGATGCTATAATATCAAATACCGGTTCAGCTATAAACTCAAGACTTGCTAAACTAAGCAATCCATTAAATGATGATCTAGCTTTAGCTTATGCTATAAAAAATCTAAGTGATAATAAATTTGCAGATAATGCAGATACTCTTTCAAGTGTAGTAAAAGAGTATACAAATAGATTTAACTATGACAGTAACCTATGGGGAAATATCATGGGTGGTAAAGCTAAATTAAAATCTCAAGCAAATACAAATACTTATGGATTTATGCTAGGTTATGATAAAGCATTTGATAATATGATAATTGGTGGATATGCTGGATATACTAATGCTAAGTCATCAAGCAATACACTAACAACCAAATCAGATAACTATCACTTTGGTGCTTATACTAGAATGTATATTGATCAAAACGAAATAGATGCTAAAGTATCTTATGGTAAAGGTAAAAACAAACTAGATAGAAAAGTAACTACAAACCCAGACTTTGATGCTAATGGTAAATATAATACTAAATTCTTTGATGCAAGTATTGATTATGGTTATATATTTGATACAAACAACAACTCTTTTATGAAACCAATGATTGGTTTAGAATATAGCCATGTAAGTACTAAAGGCTTTAAAGAAACTGGTAAAGTTCCTGTAAGCTTTAAAGGAACTACTGTAAAAACACTATCAGCTAAAGCAGCAGTAGAGTTTAGAAAATACATAGCAAACGGTAACTTCTTATACATAACTCCAGGTATACAAAAAGAGTTACGTAAAAGTATGAAAGATACAGAACTAGCATTTGTAAACTCAACAGAAAATATCAAATATGCATCTAAAAAAGATAAACATACATTCTTTACACTTAAAACAGGTGCAGAGATGAAACTAACTGATAATCTATCTACAAATATAAACTTTGGCGTAAAAGCTAAATCAGAATCAAAATACTACAATGGAACTGTAGGACTTTCTTATAAGTTTTAA
- a CDS encoding autotransporter outer membrane beta-barrel domain-containing protein: MKISMIACSTLLGAIIATGAFADDDELLNADKERHVYDAEKMRLEKSQKAEKEISSALQELKQNVDKLKTYDPKNHDTGDSQIVYKILKKIKDARKPINNHIGKGVDYDGNGKHDIEYEDKKGNKITLTRGGAEFKIAIKTLENGKGKNFALNGMATADDFKRFFNDQKIIEGLIDGFIKKFHEAVEAREDKVVEREKDYIYELTVDAYKYSKQDMDAINSISKDLIREIKETSDALGTNHKFTLYKDNGADNKKDVVITIKNAEHAKALSDAIDTLKTPNGKKIEEVRAAAKVLMNAGVKLKAGQDLSKITDTKQVKDALDIKEFDKVYNDKFNNDKKVKEAVQALTLRDQLFNFNEDSSMTSYFNEQITEEKTKLKNALEDKDGQENKFTKQIAENNKKQNGQLKITLNTDPKKLAEQKRALEEIKKVLEANGAANGYDGTQNNQDEAKKKAFDEALAKAKAAGVVITDTGNESKKAESLKTKVTDALNVFNGNNGNDQIKVVVEAQQAFEEAEKTFYDSVSLRANTLIENPKNSLSSAAKDIISSMNDKNLLKNKIIHQNMVSLIKNSLVSFIKSNETSIQSATNEIGKVSNLDMVNFSSQLSTQTRLAKLSNPFNEDLALASAINKLSNDKFADNGDSVSSVIKSYTDRFNNDNNIWANVIGAKGKVKDSSNPELHGFSIGYDRAFDNTIVGGYMTLAKSKADSSLINTKASNYQFGLYARTYIDNSEIDTRVSFGKAKNKIDRYVKNDGNVLTQNGKYDTAYTSLAVDYGYVMNLSDSLFMKPLVGLDYSHSKSKAFKESGDLPLSFNGVTSKSLNAKLGLEFRKYVDNGNYLYITPGFEAEVYKDVKDPVARFIGSNKDIKLKADDKKGRFVTLKTGAELKLTDALSTNVNFGVKAKSKQQYFDGTVGLKYKF; encoded by the coding sequence ATGAAAATTTCAATGATTGCGTGCAGCACATTATTAGGTGCTATTATCGCTACTGGTGCTTTTGCGGATGATGATGAACTGCTTAATGCTGATAAAGAACGACATGTTTATGATGCAGAAAAAATGAGACTTGAAAAATCTCAAAAAGCAGAAAAAGAGATCTCGTCTGCACTACAAGAGCTTAAACAAAATGTAGATAAACTTAAAACCTATGATCCAAAGAATCATGATACTGGTGATTCACAAATAGTATATAAAATACTTAAAAAGATTAAAGATGCTAGAAAACCTATAAATAATCATATAGGAAAAGGTGTTGATTATGATGGTAATGGCAAGCATGATATCGAATATGAGGATAAAAAAGGAAATAAGATTACTCTTACACGAGGAGGAGCTGAGTTTAAGATTGCTATAAAAACTTTAGAAAATGGTAAAGGAAAGAATTTTGCTTTAAATGGTATGGCAACAGCAGATGATTTTAAAAGATTCTTTAATGACCAGAAAATTATAGAGGGTCTTATAGACGGTTTTATTAAAAAATTCCATGAAGCTGTTGAAGCAAGAGAAGATAAGGTTGTTGAAAGAGAAAAGGACTATATTTATGAGCTTACTGTTGATGCATATAAGTATTCTAAGCAAGATATGGATGCTATCAACTCAATATCCAAAGATTTGATTAGAGAGATTAAAGAAACTTCAGATGCTTTAGGTACTAACCATAAGTTTACTTTATACAAAGATAATGGTGCAGATAATAAAAAAGATGTAGTTATAACTATCAAAAATGCAGAGCATGCAAAAGCACTTTCTGATGCCATAGATACATTAAAAACACCTAATGGCAAAAAAATAGAAGAAGTAAGAGCTGCAGCCAAAGTTCTTATGAATGCTGGAGTGAAGCTAAAAGCAGGACAAGATCTTAGCAAGATTACTGATACTAAACAAGTAAAAGATGCTTTAGATATAAAAGAGTTTGATAAAGTTTATAATGATAAATTTAATAATGACAAAAAAGTAAAAGAAGCTGTGCAAGCCCTTACACTAAGAGATCAATTATTTAATTTTAATGAAGATAGTTCAATGACTTCTTATTTTAATGAACAGATAACTGAAGAAAAAACAAAATTAAAAAATGCTCTTGAAGACAAAGATGGTCAAGAAAATAAATTTACAAAACAAATAGCTGAAAACAACAAAAAACAAAATGGCCAGTTAAAAATAACCCTAAATACAGATCCTAAAAAACTTGCAGAGCAAAAAAGAGCTTTAGAAGAAATCAAAAAAGTTTTAGAGGCTAATGGTGCTGCAAATGGATATGATGGAACACAAAACAACCAAGATGAAGCAAAGAAAAAAGCATTTGATGAAGCTCTAGCAAAAGCAAAAGCAGCTGGTGTTGTTATTACTGATACTGGCAATGAGTCTAAAAAAGCAGAGAGCTTAAAAACAAAAGTAACTGATGCTTTAAATGTATTTAATGGCAATAATGGTAACGATCAAATTAAAGTAGTAGTAGAGGCACAACAAGCATTTGAAGAAGCTGAAAAAACATTTTATGATAGTGTGTCTTTAAGAGCTAATACCCTTATAGAAAATCCTAAAAACTCTCTATCTTCAGCAGCTAAAGATATAATTTCTAGTATGAATGATAAAAATCTTCTTAAAAACAAGATAATACATCAAAACATGGTATCATTGATAAAAAATTCTTTAGTATCTTTCATCAAATCAAACGAAACCTCAATCCAATCAGCAACAAACGAAATAGGCAAAGTATCTAATCTAGATATGGTTAATTTCAGTAGTCAACTATCAACACAAACAAGACTTGCTAAACTAAGCAATCCATTCAATGAAGACTTAGCATTAGCATCTGCTATAAATAAACTAAGCAATGATAAATTTGCTGATAATGGTGATAGTGTATCATCTGTAATAAAATCATATACAGATAGATTTAACAATGACAACAATATATGGGCAAATGTTATAGGTGCAAAAGGTAAAGTAAAAGATAGTTCTAATCCAGAACTACATGGCTTTAGTATAGGTTATGATAGAGCATTTGATAACACAATAGTAGGTGGATATATGACTCTTGCTAAATCAAAAGCTGATTCTAGCCTAATCAACACAAAAGCAAGCAATTATCAATTTGGTCTATATGCTAGAACATATATAGACAATAGCGAAATAGATACAAGAGTATCATTTGGTAAAGCTAAAAACAAAATTGATAGATATGTAAAAAATGATGGTAATGTATTAACTCAAAACGGTAAATATGATACTGCATATACATCATTAGCAGTTGATTATGGTTATGTAATGAATCTAAGTGATAGCTTGTTTATGAAACCATTAGTAGGTTTAGATTATTCTCACTCTAAATCAAAAGCTTTCAAAGAAAGTGGAGATCTACCATTGTCATTTAATGGTGTTACTTCAAAATCTTTAAATGCTAAACTAGGTTTAGAATTTAGAAAATATGTAGACAATGGAAACTACTTATATATAACTCCAGGATTTGAAGCAGAAGTATACAAAGATGTAAAAGATCCTGTAGCTAGATTTATAGGTTCAAACAAAGACATCAAACTAAAAGCAGATGATAAAAAAGGAAGATTTGTTACACTTAAAACAGGTGCAGAATTAAAACTAACAGATGCTTTATCTACAAATGTTAACTTTGGCGTAAAAGCTAAATCAAAACAACAATACTTTGATGGAACTGTAGGACTTAAATACAAGTTCTAA
- a CDS encoding flagellar basal body P-ring protein FlgI, whose translation MKKIIFLTLILATFQSVFATQIKDIANVLGVRENQLIGYGLVVGLNGTGDGSTSEFTIQSLSNMLQTVNVKINPDDIKSKNTAAVIVTAALPPFARQGDQLDVTISSIGDAKSLQGGTLLMTPLKGVDGDIYALAQGSLSIGGKILGRGGDKHMTAGLILNGALVEKEVAYDIYNQQSFTLSLKTSNFKAAMDTQNTINSALGTETASAIDPKTIIIKKPYEANLIDIISTVLNLDIDYTTDDKVVIDERSGTIVSGINVSVDPVILTHGDITIKIEPNSYNKKSETDFDLQDGSAISPKTNLLRIEDQKTTLATVTRALNKLGASPSDIIAIIQNLKRVGAIHVDVKVM comes from the coding sequence ATGAAAAAGATTATTTTTCTTACGCTTATCTTAGCGACATTTCAAAGTGTTTTTGCTACTCAGATAAAAGATATAGCAAATGTTTTGGGTGTAAGAGAAAACCAGCTCATAGGATACGGACTTGTAGTCGGACTAAATGGAACCGGCGATGGCTCTACATCTGAGTTTACGATACAATCTTTATCAAATATGCTACAAACAGTAAACGTCAAGATAAACCCAGATGATATAAAATCAAAAAATACAGCAGCCGTGATAGTAACAGCAGCCTTGCCTCCATTTGCAAGACAAGGCGATCAGCTTGATGTTACGATATCATCTATAGGAGATGCAAAAAGCCTTCAAGGAGGAACACTTCTAATGACACCTTTAAAGGGTGTTGATGGCGACATATATGCATTAGCACAAGGTTCGCTTAGTATAGGCGGAAAGATCTTAGGTAGAGGTGGCGATAAACATATGACAGCCGGACTTATACTAAATGGTGCTTTGGTAGAAAAAGAGGTAGCTTATGATATATACAATCAACAAAGTTTTACTTTAAGTCTAAAAACTTCAAATTTTAAAGCGGCTATGGATACACAAAATACCATAAACTCGGCTTTAGGGACAGAAACAGCATCAGCAATAGATCCAAAAACTATAATCATAAAAAAACCATATGAAGCAAACTTGATAGACATAATAAGCACTGTGTTAAACCTAGATATAGACTATACTACTGATGATAAAGTCGTTATAGACGAAAGAAGCGGAACGATAGTAAGTGGTATAAATGTAAGCGTGGATCCTGTCATACTAACACATGGCGATATAACTATAAAGATAGAACCAAATTCATATAACAAAAAAAGCGAGACTGATTTTGATTTGCAAGATGGCTCAGCTATATCCCCAAAAACAAATTTACTAAGGATAGAGGATCAAAAAACAACACTAGCAACAGTAACAAGAGCTTTAAACAAACTTGGTGCTTCGCCTAGTGACATAATAGCGATTATTCAAAATTTAAAGCGTGTTGGTGCGATACACGTGGATGTAAAGGTAATGTAA
- a CDS encoding rod-binding protein — MYTDNTLAINSFNSINTDRLKSNAKQDKLLKEQTDAFESFLVKEVLDIALKEDEKSSIFPKSAGSDIYKSMYNDTMSKALSGGLGFSELLFNFLKERS, encoded by the coding sequence ATGTATACAGACAATACTCTAGCTATAAATTCATTTAATAGCATAAATACAGATAGATTAAAATCAAATGCAAAACAGGATAAATTACTAAAAGAACAAACAGATGCTTTTGAGTCTTTTTTGGTTAAAGAGGTGCTTGATATAGCATTAAAAGAGGATGAAAAAAGCTCGATCTTTCCAAAATCAGCTGGATCTGACATATATAAGTCAATGTATAATGATACTATGAGCAAGGCTCTTAGTGGTGGGCTTGGGTTTAGTGAGCTTTTATTTAATTTTTTAAAAGAGAGGTCTTAA
- a CDS encoding flagellar biosynthesis anti-sigma factor FlgM has protein sequence MIGNVSGFSSSLSTNIANKSLNTNKDNEIQNISKQENTKLQDIKDAIKDGTYKIDMKKTAGAILDTLV, from the coding sequence ATGATAGGTAATGTAAGTGGTTTTTCATCAAGCTTAAGCACAAATATAGCAAACAAAAGCTTGAATACAAACAAAGATAATGAAATACAAAATATATCTAAGCAAGAAAATACAAAGTTGCAAGATATAAAAGATGCTATCAAAGATGGCACATATAAGATAGATATGAAAAAAACAGCAGGAGCTATACTAGATACTCTTGTATGA
- a CDS encoding flagellar biosynthesis protein FlgN, with amino-acid sequence MLNGYLNEAIMTLEELIEITKQDILNIKEAKHSLVDESVRKKGLLVKKFEETKRNIDKELVKISQTSSSITETLDDEAKSKLVTMRERLESLNEVNKKYAKHVVVVKEFFDSLTKEMFDIDSNTYSKNLNTNTLYKAKV; translated from the coding sequence ATGTTAAATGGATATTTAAACGAAGCTATTATGACTCTTGAGGAATTGATAGAGATCACAAAACAAGATATTTTAAATATAAAAGAGGCAAAACACTCACTTGTAGATGAGAGTGTAAGAAAAAAAGGGCTTCTTGTAAAAAAATTTGAAGAGACAAAGAGAAATATCGATAAAGAGTTGGTTAAAATATCACAAACATCATCAAGCATAACAGAGACTTTAGACGATGAAGCAAAGTCAAAACTTGTAACAATGCGCGAAAGGCTTGAAAGTCTAAACGAAGTAAATAAAAAATATGCAAAACATGTAGTTGTAGTAAAAGAATTTTTTGATAGTTTGACAAAAGAGATGTTTGACATAGACTCAAATACATATTCTAAAAATTTAAATACAAATACCTTATATAAAGCAAAGGTTTAA